In the genome of Amaranthus tricolor cultivar Red isolate AtriRed21 chromosome 15, ASM2621246v1, whole genome shotgun sequence, one region contains:
- the LOC130801501 gene encoding uncharacterized protein LOC130801501 yields the protein MPPAPLSCDRNHLFRDRISSSRWRDSSSYYVGSRNFNNNNDFSPRWGFPSSHFHCPPGHVKQGGWHMNYEDHGYSTPSFGDRFMDDDVFRPYGMHGDGRYVRFYTDNRPFFSHKNRRDHSWKANHHHHRSPSNGGGRPHIVNDKRLVSDSFMRISHTRSEPCDQFQKREQTDKSSDANGSSIGHKVDKKNLVGSYEWKPLKRSRSRSLTSRGSVFSHTSSSKGIREESCDLPRENATTVQSTPGDAVPCVATVAPSEEPSSKKPRLGWGQGLAKYEKKKVEGPEDNVNKDGNAVLVTNIELLHSFTSNLVAKSPKVKGFSNCSSPATPSSFACSSSPGLEDNTYGKAIDFDGDTTKFSVSSMSVPGSQLDGSNFSLDTMELNSITNLGSMLTELLQEDDKSFMDTGFMRSSALNRLLLWKDDISKALELTETEIESLENELASLPANTSKSLQLPALSDSGLSDGVNVLHVPQLFEVVSNGDIILENRLPCDEAKGVKVDVRDEDIDSPGTATSKFVDPPVQKFVSLELHKTSVETSTKSTMENLVACEDESDVGTSCQSCDKKVILDDSDVISGIVQPNVCEKEEDNLCDIVLASNKETADRAAEFVIKLLPSCDYSLEPNGVYCLPAADTTVKEKFLNRKRFLRFKERVISSKYRILHNLWKEDLHLLSLKSYHGKPHKKLDLSSRSRKIRSHKHRLSTRSPAGGLSLVPTPRIIDFTGKLLSDSKVKVYRNSLKMPAMILDEKEKMPRILLSNGLVEDPCAVEKERSLVNSWTAEDKRIFIDKLAIHGKDFRKIASFFDQKTTADCVEFYYKNHKLECFKKIKKLKGKNLGKPLSSSTYLVTSEKKWSREMNTASLNILGAASVIAAQADQALETPKLLLRKPSNRKSNGLDGIKDASIQDWKQQKTGITIKWRLTPEFTQNVDDSCSDEGCGEMDPADWTDNEKSLFVQAFSSHGKDFSLISQCVKTKSIDQCKVFFSKVRKCLGLGTLLFASGMGGIHSNNVTNRAGTNNEDAGIAETDSVFCTDRSGCRIDEDLLHVNSDVSMPEAYPELEENCGLGQLDHKYGCLEDDDLLPNADFPDVSDPVDSSGVVDNLDKDTAVNNQTSDIHAKSKMDAAIGKSASGISDRAAEVGVPSTPGQLANPRNGLSKPSTSGDHAEHAQFGQPRCNSGFPFDSNKADLHDVITHTVASESIGHLIQDSVLKKCSRIAAHNSISEPPLLRQNKSDVGSSCSSKTKLSCSNGDAKLFGFTDDHNSFHCLENVPISSYGIWDGTKIQTDFSSLPDSALLMAKYPTAFANHPISSRKSQQQPVQVTAMSGGNECNMNGAHVFLPKESSSSNGSVVDYCSSARL from the exons ATGCCGCCGGCGCCATTGTCGTGTGATCGTAACCACTTGTTTAGAGATAGAATTTCTTCTTCCAGATGGAGAGATTCTTCTTCCTACTATGTTGGATCACGCAACTTTAACAACAACAACGATTTCTCCCCTCGTTGGGGTTTTCCCTCCTCTCACTTTCATTGTCCTCCTG GTCATGTTAAGCAGGGTGGATGGCATATGAACTATGAGGATCACGGGTACTCAACACCTAGTTTTGGTGATCGATTTATGGATGATGATGTATTTAGACCGTACGGAATGCATGGAGATGGAAGATATGTTAGGTTTTATACGGACAATCGTCCCTTTTTTAGCCACAAAAATAGGAGAGACCATTCTTGGAAAGCCAATCACCACCACCATAGATCTCCATCAAATGGAGGAGGAAGGCCACATATTGTTAATGATAAGAGATTAGTTAGTGATTCATTTATGCGTATTTCCCATACGCGTTCTGAACCTTGTGATCAGTTTCAAAAAAGAGAGCAAACTGATAAATCGAGCGATGCTAATGGGTCTAGCATAGGCCATAAGGTTGATAAAAAGAATTTAGTGGGGTCTTATGAATGGAAACCTCTTAAGAGGTCTCGTTCGAGAAGCTTAACTTCAAGGGGTTCTGTTTTTAGCCATACAAGTAGCTCTAAGGGTATCAGAGAAGAGTCCTGTGATTTGCCCCGGGAGAATGCTACCACTGTTCAATCAACACCTGGGGATGCTGTTCCTTGTGTGGCCACTGTTGCTCCTTCGGAAGAACCATCTTCTAAGAAGCCACGTCTTGGATGGGGGCAAGGGCTGGCTAAATATGAGAAAAAGAAAGTTGAAGGCCCAGAAGACAATGTAAACAAGGATGGTAATGCGGTGTTAGTTACTAATATTGAACTTTTGCATTCTTTCACCTCAAATCTAGTTGCCAAGAGTCCGAAGGTAAAGGGTTTCTCTAATTGCTCGTCACCTGCCACACCATCATCTTTTGCCTGCAGCTCCTCACCAG GGCTGGAAGACAACACATACGGGAAAGCTATTGATTTTGATGGCGATACTACCAAATTCAGTGTATCTTCGATGTCTGTGCCCGGGAGTCAGCTTGACGGATCAAATTTCAGTCTTGATACAATGGAGCTGAACTCGATTACTAACTTGGGTTCCATGCTCACTGAATTGTTACAGGAAGATGATAAAAGCTTTATGGATACTGGTTTTATGAGATCCTCAGCTTTGAATAGACTGCTGTTGTGGAAAGATGATATCTCAAAGGCATTAGAATTAACTGAAACTGAGATTGAGTCGCTTGAAAATGAATTAGCATCATTGCCGGCTAATACTTCTAAAAGTCTCCAACTTCCTGCATTATCTGACTCAGGCCTAAGTGATGGCGTAAATGTCTTGCATGTACCACAACTGTTTGAAGTGGTTTCAAATGGAGATATAATTCTGGAAAATAGACTTCCATGCGATGAAGCCAAAGGAGTAAAAGTGGATGTTAGGGATGAGGATATTGATAGCCCTGGTACTGCTACATCCAAATTTGTGGATCCTCCTGTTCAAAAGTTTGTCTCCCTCGAGTTGCACAAAACTTCTGTGGAGACTAGTACCAAAAGCACAATGGAGAATTTGGTTGCATGTGAGGATGAGTCAGATGTGGGTACTTCGTGTCAGAGCTGTGATAAAAAGGTAATCTTAGATGATAGTGATGTCATATCTGGAATTGTGCAACCAAATGTGTGTGAAAAGGAAGAGGATAATCTTTGTGATATAGTACTAGCTTCCAATAAGGAAACTGCTGATAGAGCTGCTGAATTTGTAATCAAGTTATTGCCTAGTTGTGATTATTCGTTGGAGCCTAATGGAGTATATTGCTTGCCTGCTGCTGATACTACAGTCAAAGAAAAGTTTCTGAACAGGAAGCGGTTTCTCAGGTTTAAAGAGAGAGTGATATCATCGAAATACAGGATACTTCATAACCTTTGGAAGGAAGACTTGCATTTGCTTTCTTTGAAAAGTTATCATGGAAAACCACACAAAAAACTAGATTTGAGCTCACGTTCACGGAAAATCAGGAGTCATAAACATAGGTTGTCCACTCGTTCACCAG CTGGAGGTTTAAGTCTGGTTCCAACACCAAGGATAATTGATTTTACGGGCAAGCTACTTTCAGATTCCAAGGTGAAAGTTTATAGAAATAGTTTGAAGATGCCCGCTATGATCTTAGATGAGAAAGAGAAGATGCCCAGGATTTTGTTGAGTAATGGATTAGTTGAGGATCCGTGTGCAGTTGAGAAAGAAAGATCATTGGTCAACTCATGGACTGCTGAAGATAAGAGAATCTTTATTGATAAGCTAGCTATTCACGGGAAAGATTTCCGCAAGATTGCGTCATTTTTTGATCAGAAGACCACGGCCGACTGCGTTGAGTTTTATTACAAGAATCATAAATTAGAATGCttcaagaaaatcaagaagCTAAAGGGGAAAAACCTAGGGAAACCTTTATCTTCAAGCACATATCTGGTGACGTCTGAAAAGAAATGGAGTAGGGAGATGAATACTGCTTCCCTCAATATTTTGGGTGCTGCTTCAGTTATTGCAGCTCAAGCTGATCAGGCTTTGGAAACTCCAAAATTGCTATTAAGGAAGCCGAGCAACAGAAAGTCTAATGGATTAGATGGCATCAAGGATGCATCAATTCAGGACTGGAAGCAGCAAAAGACTGGTATTACCATTAAGTGGCGTTTGACGCCAGAGTTCACACAAAATGTCGATGATTCCTGTTCAGATGAGGGCTGTGGAGAGATGGACCCTGCTGACTGGACAGATAATGAGAAGTCTTTGTTTGTGCAAGCTTTCTCATCCCATGGAAAGGATTTTTCGTTGATATCTCAATGTGTCAAGACAAAGTCCATAGATCAATGCAAAGTCTTCTTCAGTAAGGTGCGGAAGTGCCTTGGTCTAGGCACTTTACTCTTTGCATCTGGGATGGGAGGAATTCATTCTAACAATGTCACAAACCGGGCAGGGACAAATAATGAAGATGCTGGTATTGCAGAGACAGATTCTGTTTTCTGCACTGACAGATCAGGTTGTAGAATAGATGAAGATCTGCTGCATGTTAACTCAGATGTGTCAATGCCTGAAGCTTATCCTGAATTGGAAGAAAATTGTGGTCTAGGACAGTTGGATCATAAATATGGttgtttggaagatgatgactTGCTTCCAAATGCTGATTTTCCAGATGTCTCAGATCCGGTTGATAGTAGTGGGGTGGTTGATAATCTGGACAAGGACACAGCTGTTAATAATCAGACATCTGATATACATGCCAAATCTAAGATGGATGCAGCAATTGGTAAAAGTGCTTCTGGCATCTCTGATAGAGCAGCTGAAGTTGGTGTACCCTCTACTCCTGGCCAGCTTGCTAACCCTAGAAATGGATTATCCAAACCATCAACTTCTGGGGACCATGCCGAACATGCCCAATTTGGCCAACCTCGTTGCAATTCAGGTTTCCCATTTGATTCAAACAAAGCAGATTTGCATGATGTTATCACTCACACTGTGGCTTCTGAGAGTATTGGCCATCTGATTCAAGATTCAGTTCTCAAAAAATGTAGTCGTATTGCAGCTCACAATTCAATTTCTGAACCCCCTCTTCTTCGACAAAATAAAAGTGATGTCGGGTCCAGCTGTTCTTCAAAAACAAAGTTGTCATGCAGCAATGGTGATGCAAAGTTATTTGGATTTACTGATGACCACAATAGTTTTCATTGTTTAGAGAATGTTCCAATTAGTAGTTATGGCATTTGGGATGGAACCAAGATACAGACAGACTTTTCATCATTGCCAGATTCAGCTTTGCTCATGGCCAAGTATCCAACTGCTTTTGCCAACCACCCAATTTCTTCGCGGAAATCACAACAGCAGCCAGTGCAAGTAACAGCCATGAGTGGTGGTAATGAATGCAATATGAACGGTGCTCATGTCTTCTTACCAAAGGAATCCAGCAGCAGCAACGGGAGTGTTGTGGATTACTGCAGCAGTGCAAGGTTATAG
- the LOC130801374 gene encoding serine/threonine-protein kinase AGC1-7-like gives MWFPQKPNQGFNRRCCVAPLISFKPVHKAETFERMSYQSSEEDTYELKRASPEWGTNTNMDSGSTSPKELATTDPNSKQKQALPAQTKPPDHRKQMDPIWKPGSNHPSPRPIPRTQDPTMQRREGNRSDSIESTSSTPLKPHTGGDTRWDAINAVNAREAPLGLTHFRLLKRLGYGDIGSVYLVELRASSAHFAMKVMDKTSLANRNKLFRAQTEREILGLLDHPFLPTLYSHFETDKFYCLVMEFCSGGNLHSLRQKQPQKHFTEEAARFYASEVLLALEYLHMLGIVYRDLKPENVLVRDEGHIMLSDFDLSLRCSVNPTLVKSSSAHIPNNGSAGGGGGSGILDEESAVQGCMQPSSFFPRILPSKKNRKSKSDFGLFVNGSLPELMAEPTNVRSMSFVGTHEYLAPEIIRGEGHGSAVDWWTFGIFLYELLHGTTPFKGQGNRATLFNVVGQPLRFPDTPNVSMVARDLIRGLLIKEPHKRIAYKRGATEIKQHPFFEGVNWALVRSAAPPHIPEPVDFSKFASKETTSPNKKVLETSSGIDSNQSCSNDSTYIDFEYF, from the exons ATGTGGTTTCCACAAAAACCTAACCAGGGATTCAACCGGCGTTGCTGCGTTGCCCCATTGATATCTTTTAAGCCTGTTCACAAGGCTGAAACTTTTGAG CGGATGAGTTACCAATCATCAGAAGAAGACACATATGAGCTAAAAAGAGCAAGTCCAGAGTGGGGCACCAACACCAACATGGACTCAGGCTCAACATCACCCAAGGAACTAGCCACAACAGACCCAAACTCAAAGCAAAAACAGGCACTACCTGCCCAAACCAAGCCCCCAGACCACAGAAAACAAATGGATCCAATCTGGAAACCTGGGTCTAACCACCCGAGCCCAAGGCCAATACCCCGAACCCAAGATCCAACAATGCAAAGACGAGAAGGGAATCGCAGTGACAGCATCGAGAGCACGAGTTCAACCCCATTAAAGCCACATACAGGAGGGGATACGCGATGGGATGCTATAAACGCGGTTAATGCAAGAGAAGCTCCTTTAGGACTAACCCATTTTAGGCTCTTAAAAAGGTTGGGTTATGGGGATATTGGTAGTGTTTATTTGGTTGAATTAAGAGCGAGTAGTGCACATTTTGCTATGAAAGTTATGGATAAGACATCTCTTGCTAATAGGAATAAGTTGTTTAGGGCTCAAACTGAAAGGGAGATTCTAGGCTTGCTTGATCATCCTTTTTTACCTACTTTGTATTCTCATTTCGAAACTGATAAGTTTTATTGCTTAGTTATGGAGTTTTGCAGTGGTGGTAATCTTCATTCACTTAGACAAAAGCAGCCTCAAAAGCATTTTACTGAAGAAGCTGCTAG GTTTTATGCATCAGAAGTACTATTAGCACTAGAGTACCTACACATGCTTGGCATAGTGTATAGAGACTTGAAGCCAGAGAATGTACTTGTGAGGGATGAAGGCCACATTATGCTCTCAGACTTTGATCTCTCCCTTCGATGTTCAGTAAACCCGACCTTGGTGAAGTCTTCCTCGGCTCATATTCCTAACAATGGTAGTGCTGGTGGCGGTGGTGGTAGTGGTATCCTTGACGAGGAATCGGCAGTTCAAGGGTGCATGCAGCCCTCAAGCTTCTTCCCCCGGATACTACCCAGCAAGAAAAAtcgaaaatcaaaatcagatttcGGTCTTTTTGTAAACGGATCTCTCCCTGAGCTAATGGCTGAGCCAACCAATGTTCGGTCAATGTCCTTTGTCGGGACACATGAGTACCTCGCCCCAGAGATCATCCGGGGTGAGGGGCATGGTAGTGCTGTGGACTGGTGGACTTTTGGTATTTTCCTATATGAGCTCCTACATGGGACTACCCCTTTCAAAGGACAAGGCAATCGTGCCACCCTCTTCAACGTCGTGGGCCAGCCATTAAGATTTCCTGACACTCCGAATGTCAGTATGGTGGCTCGCGATCTCATTCGTGGGCTCCTAATTAAGGAGCCTCATAAAAGGATTGCTTATAAAAGGGGTGCTACTGAAATCAAGCAACACCCCTTTTTTGAAGGGGTGAATTGGGCACTTGTTAGAAGTGCAGCACCTCCTCATATTCCCGAGCCTGTAGATTTTTCCAAATTTGCTAGTAAAGAAACAACTTCTCCTAACAAGAAGGTTCTAGAAACTTCTAGTGGGATTGACAGCAACCAGAGTTGTTCCAATGATTCTACTTACATTGATTTTGAGTATTTCTAA
- the LOC130801595 gene encoding uncharacterized protein LOC130801595, producing MTMSVNCCSLSNSLYPQTPIFLLKPKHKKLQLGYLNFPLNYPSFPKFTCLLNIRFEDIITITQNKVLIAAGVSAAVGQLAKPFTSVWFYGKDFDLKTAIQAGGFPSTHSSAVIAAATCLALERGFSDSLFGMSVVYAGLVMYDAQGVRREVGIHARTLNRRLLEEQMKSAMEDEDIIDSPENAPRTKLKSSSSLNDPNDFNKEQATTKLLGSRVQRNIPERTNSYVALKESIGHTEVEVIAGAVFGLLVSLIVNAVM from the exons ATGACGATGTCAGTAAACTGCTGTTCTCTTTCCAATAGCTTGTATCCACAAACGCCCATCTTTTTGCTTaagccaaaacacaaaaaacttCAATTGGGTTATCTTAATTTCCCTCTAAATTACCCTTCTTTTCCTAAATTCACATGCCTGCTTAATATTAGATTTGAAGATATTATTACAATTACTCAAAACAAG GTTTTGATAGCAGCAGGAGTGTCTGCAGCTGTTGGGCAGCTAGCAAAGCCCTTTACTTCAGTGTGGTTCTATGGCAAAGATTTTGATCTAAAAACTGCCATTCAAGCTGGTGGTTTTCCTTCTACCCATTCATCT GCAGTGATTGCTGCTGCAACATGCCTGGCCCTTGAGAG GGGCTTTTCGGATTCGTTATTTGGAATGAGTGTTGTTTACGCAGGTCTTGTCATGTATGATGCACAG GGGGTAAGAAGAGAAGTTGGTATTCATGCAAGAACGCTAAACAGACGGCTGCTCGAGGAACAGATGAAGTCTGCAATGGAAGACGAAGATATCATAGATTCACCAGAAAACGCACCGCGGACCAAGCTAAAAAGCTCAAGTTCCCTTAATGACCCGAATGATTTCAATAAAGAACAAGCTACAACTAAATTACTTGGATCGAGGGTGCAGAGAAATATACCCGAAAGAACCAATTCTTATGTTGCTTTGAAAGAATCAATTGGCCATACTGAGGTTGAAGTTATAGCAGGAGCAGTATTTGGTTTGCTTGTAAGCCTGATAGTTAATGCTGTTATGTGA
- the LOC130800981 gene encoding uncharacterized protein LOC130800981 yields MLHASRLPDDIRANNGIPSKALNELLWSGYGVEMAQPDFALPSNRDVIKSTNEGSHANCAWYPPAHPDRPLVFMSIFISFKASLDGLFAGCKSLIGVDEAHLKGNYGGVLLSAIALNGTNEMFPVAWGIVSCEDEESWKQKGIDKTLNDLWPKVQRRYSCGAFSTFTFAKTMNEIEKNNPEARKWLVNLGSQERWTKHKFDPELKCDINKTNFVESFNATLGTDRCKPVLTMLEGIRRVTMVRLAAKRQKCEDWERLCPNIVKRAQVLCNESRSCRTFMSSPGEYKVVEGKSTLSVSLNQHTCLCNVW; encoded by the exons ATGTTGCATGCTTCTAGGCTGCCTGATG ACATAAGGGCTAATAATGGCATCCCAAGTAAGGCTTTGAATGAGCTTTTATGGTCTGGATATGGTGTTGAGATGGCACAACCAGACTT TGCGTTGCCATCTAACCGTGATGTTATCAAATCAACAAACGAGGGTTCACATGCAAATTGTGCTTGGTATCCCCCTGCACATCCAGATAGACCCCTAGTATTTATGAGCATTTTCATATCTTTCAAGGCTTCTCTGGATGGCCTTTTTGCTGGTTGTAAGAGTCTTATTGGAGTGGATGAGGCTCATTTAAAGGGTAATTATGGTGGTGTTTTGTTATCTGCAATTGCCCTTAATGGCACCAATGAAATGTTTCCAGTGGCATGGGGTATTGTTTCATGTGAAGATGAAGAGAGTTGGAA GCAGAAG GGAATTGACAAGACTCTCAATGATTTGTGGCCTAAGGTGCAAAGAAGATATT CATGTGGGGCTTTCTCAACCTTCACATTTGCAAAGACCATGAATGAGATTGAGAAAAACAACCCTGAGGCTAGGAAATGGCTTGTTAACTTGGGTTCACAGGAGAGATGGACAAAACATAAATTCGATCCTGAATTGAAGTGTGACATTAACAAGACAAATTTTGTGGAAAGCTTCAATGCAACCCTAGGAACTGACAGGTGCAAGCCCGTGTTAACTATGTTAGAGGGAATTAGGAGAGTCACAATGGTTAGGTTAGCTGCAAAGAGGCAAAAGTGTGAAGATTGGGAGAGGCTGTGTCCAAACATTGTGAAGAGAGCTCAAGTATTGTGCAATGAGAGTAGGTCTTGTAGGACTTTCATGTCTAGTCCAGGGGAGTATAAGGTGGTGGAGGGTAAATCAACTCTGTCTGTCAGTTTGAACCAACACACATGCCTTTGCAATGTGTGGTAA